The proteins below come from a single Papaver somniferum cultivar HN1 chromosome 11, ASM357369v1, whole genome shotgun sequence genomic window:
- the LOC113323652 gene encoding pentatricopeptide repeat-containing protein At1g80270, mitochondrial-like yields MISISIFLPGKVMHLQFSVHFLPSNQFSLLDIYARHQHSFYFPPSMETAGMIVTNIYEDEDDGEDLKDGLSELNDTSAEEEDRVAKAEEEEVRTVRFDLFSVVANSPRNVYATLDKFMEEIKALDHAQISLVLHNLSRCKMYELALQLSNWLELKNMFNFEEERDYATRLNLIAKRRGMALAEKYLKQSIPETFKGVTVYVTMLCNYVSVGDAKKTEQVFEKMRDLGFPLSGFACQQMILLYKKFDRKKIESVLSLMRENDVKLTRFTYLLLIDLKGEANDMAGMEELVEAMRIDGLEIDNYIRGELARHYILAGLNEKAGKVLKEMEGEDLEENHGACKQLLPLYASLGKADEVERIWKVCESDGRVDDYLAAISAFGKVGRVDKAEDIFEKRIKSGKTISSKGYAALLNVYGDHKLLAKGKDLVKRMASASQPINRFVWDTLVKLFVDAGEVEKADLVLQKAMQQGGKQMEPPLYNSFHVMMDQYSIRGDIHNTEKIFHQLRQSGYVIKIWDYQSLLQAYIKAKVPAYGLRERMRVDNLIPNKFVAEQLAQMDSFKFVAEHLAQIDSFKNNWQHLIWSIERAHPCRLEKDLFLLLVLFHGCPPLGVTCHMKNIY; encoded by the exons ATGATCTCTATCTCAATTTTTCTTCCAGGAAAGGTTATGCATCTTCAATTCTCTGTTCATTTTCTTCCTTCAAATCAATTCTCATTGTTAGACATTTACGCTCGTCACCAACATAGCTTCTATTTTCCCCCCTCCATGGAAACCGCTGGTATGATTGTCACCAACATttacgaagatgaagatgatggtgaAGATCTGAAAGATGGATTATCTGAGCTCAATGATACTTCTGCTGAGGAAGAAGATAGAGTTGCTAAGGCTGAGGAGGAAGAGGTAAGAACTGTGCGTTTTGATCTATTTAGTGTAGTAGCAAATTCACCAAGGAATGTTTATGCAACACTTGATAAGTTTATGGAAGAAATTAAGGCATTAGATCATGCACAGATCAGTCTGGTATTACACAATCTTAGCCGGTGTAAAATGTATGAATTGGCACTTCAATTATCAAACTGGTTAGAATTGAAAAATATGTTTAATTTTGAAGAGGAGAGGGATTACGCAACTCGGCTTAATTTGATTGCTAAAAGACGTGGAATGGCATTGGCTGAGAAGTATCTGAAACAGTCAATTCCGGAGACGTTTAAGGGGGTAACAGTGTATGTGACTATGCTGTGTAATTATGTTAGCGTTGGTGATGCGAAGAAAACTGAACAAGTATTTGAGAAAATGAGGGATTTGGGGTTCCCGCTGAGTGGGTTTGCTTGTCAACAGATGATATTGTTGTATAAGAAATTTGATAGGAAGAAGATAGAGAGTGTGTTATCGTTAATGAGGGAAAATGATGTGAAGCTGACTCGGTTTACTTACCTGCTGTTGATTGATTTAAAAGGGGAGGCTAATGATATGGCAGGGATGGAGGAGTTGGTTGAAGCTATGAGAATTGATGGTCTGGAGATAGATAACTATATCCGAGGCGAGTTGGCTAGACACTATATTCTTGCAGGTCTCAATGAGAAGGCAGGGAAAGTTTTGAAGGAGATGGAAGGGGAagatttggaggaaaaccatGGTGCCTGCAAGCAATTACTTCCTCTTTACGCGTCTCTTGGTAAGGCTGATGAGGTTGAAAGGATATGGAAAGTTTGTGAATCAGATGGTCGTGTTGATGACTACTTGGCTGCGATCAGTGCTTTCGGCAAAGTAGGAAGAGTAGATAAGGCAGAGGACATATTTGAAAAGAGGATTAAGTCTGGGAAGACTATCTCATCGAAGGGTTATGCAGCTCTCTTGAATGTTTATGGTGACCATAAGCTACTTGCAAAAGGTAAAGATTTGGTAAAAAGAATGGCAAGTGCTAGTCAACCTATCAATCGGTTTGTGTGGGACACTCTTGTGAAGCTCTTCGTAGACGCTGGGGAGGTTGAAAAAGCGGATTTAGTTTTGCAAAAGGCTATGCAGCAAGGGGGTAAACAAATGGAGCCACCATTATATAACTCTTTCCATGTGATGATGGATCAGTACTCAATAAGAGGTGATATTCATAACACTGAGAAGATCTTTCACCAGTTAAGGCAATCGGGTTATGTGATTAAAATTTGGGATTACCAATCTCTTCTTCAGGCTTATATCAAAGCCAAAGTTCCGGCTTATGGGTTAAGAGAGAGGATGAGGGTTGACAATTTAATCCCGAACAAGTTTGTTGCTGAACAATTGGCACAGATGGACTCTTTCAAGTTTGTTGCTGAACACTTGGCGCAGATCGACTCTTTCAAGAACAATTGGCAACATCTGATTTGGTCGATTGAGAGAGCACATCCTTGTAG GTTAGAGAAGGACCTGTTCCTCCTCCTTGTCTTATTTCATGGATGTCCACCGTTAGGGGTAACTTGTCATATGAAGAACATATATTGA